Proteins from a genomic interval of Lolium perenne isolate Kyuss_39 chromosome 1, Kyuss_2.0, whole genome shotgun sequence:
- the LOC139833204 gene encoding uncharacterized protein, with product MDVSATDRPAEKEKVDDLSRRLSEVEKQRLALQEEVTAKSTELTATAKRWTDEIGALDRGLAAAFPETQDAALAAVGVARESRRQETGEGSSEYFSMEDHMASMAARVEPITKLGWELRKAVEELAPMLWPEEAVPQDISSLTSLMERAPDRFLDWKESATRASADMALSFVLSWYNEVDLGQLEFRRAGVEDKLPAEYKAARLARASTIADFVDKALFVADPNPPPSDEDYMEDEEAEDEPEDDPAAGSADAPPAGPSPAAS from the exons gccggcggagaaggagaaggtggacgatctgagccggcggctatcggaggtggagaagcagcggcttgcgctgcaagaggaggtcaccgccaagtccacggagctgacggctaccgccaagcgctggacggatgagattggcgcacttgatcgcggcttggcgg cggccttcccggagacgcaggacgcggctttggcagccgttggcgttgcgcgcgagtccaggaggcaggagaccggcgagggcagctcggagtatttctccatggaggatcacatggcgtccatggctgcccgcgtcgagcccatcaccaagctcggctgggagctccggaaggcggttgaagagctggcgccgatgctgtggcctgaggaggcggtgccgcaagatatctccagcctcacctccctgatggagcgggcgccggatcgcttcctcgactggaaggagtcggccacgcgcgctagcgccgacatggcgctgtccttcgtcctctcttggtacaacgaggtggacctggggcagcttgagttccggcgagccggcgtggaggacaagctcccagccgaatacaaggccgcccgtcttgctcgagccagcaccatcgccgacttcgtcgacaaagccctcttcgtcgcggacccgaaccctcctccatccgatgaggactacatggaagatgaggaggcggaagacgagcccgaagacgacccggcagccggctccgcggacgctcctccggctggtccttctccagccgcgtcttag